The Gloeomargarita sp. SKYB120 genomic sequence TGCTCGTAGCGCTGGCGGGGGGGCGTGGTGTACTCCACATTGCGGCGGTCCGGCTCCCAGGCAAATCCTGGCAAGGCCCGCACAATCTGGTCTGCCAGCCCAACAACGGTTCCCTGGGGCGTGCCCGTGTAGAGTTCGATTTCAAAGCCCTTGCACAGCATTGGCAGTCCACCCTCTACACTAGGAAGCCAGGGCACGCAGCCATCATCCCAATGTTCGGAGTCAACGGGTCATGGGTTGGAGAAAGGGGGTCCAAGGGAGCATCAGCGCTTGGGGAGTTTATTCCGTCTGGCGACGCCACCTGAAAGTCTATCAGAATACCTGGTTGGTGAATAGCTTACCGCCCCTGTCGGAGCCCATTCTCTATCTCATTGCCTTTGGGTTTGGCCTGACGCCCTTGATCCCCACCCTAGACTACCAGGGGCAAACCGTGACCTACATGCAATTTATTGGGCCAGGGATGATTGCTGTGGGGGTGCTCTTCCAGAGTTTTTTTGAGGGGGCCTACGGCAGTTTCATCCGGCTGCAGATGCAAAAGACCTGGCACGCGCTGCTGACGGCGCCTTTGACCTTTACTGAGGTGTTTTTAGGGGATTGGCTGTGGGCGGCCACGCGGGGACTCTTTGCCGGTCTGACCACCGGTTTGGTGGTGGTGGGGCTGGGGCTCTATCCGGCGGTGGGGTTGCTGGTCTCCCTGCCGTGGCTCGTCCTGGGGGCGCTCCTTTTTGGGGGCATTGGTCTGTTGACGGCGGGGATGGTGCGCACGGTGGACCAGATCAACGTGCCTACGTTTCTGGTGGTGGTGCCCATGTTTGTCCTGTGCGGGACGTATTTCCCACGCGACAACCTACCGCCGGTGTTGGCCGTCTTGGCCCAGCTTTTACCCCTGTCGGCCCTGGTGGACCTATTGCGCTGGCCGTTGGCCTGGCCACCTTTTGCTCCGCTGCTGGTAGCCTGGCTGCTGGTGTGGGTGGCCGGTTTGGGGCTATGGGCCTGGCGGACTATTTATCCCCTGGTGTATCGCTGAGGGACTGTTCCATGGCAATGCGCAGCGCCGGCGGAAACACCGGCTGACCGCTGCGATTGATGTAGCCCCACTCGTTGTGGAACTTCACCGGCGCTACCCCTTCGGCAAAGGATTCGGCGTTGTCAAACTGGCAGGGAATCACCAGCGTCCCTGTGCTGTCAATGTAGCCCCACTTGCCGTTTTGGCGCACCAGGGCCAGCCCCTCGCTAAAGTACCACGCCTCGTCAAAGCGGTAGGGAATGACCAACTGCCCTTGGCGGTTGATATAGCCCCAGCGGAACCGCCATTGTACCGCCGCCAGCCCCTCGGTAAATTTGAGGGCTTGGTGGAATTGGGGGCCGATTTCCCATTGCCCGCTGGTGTTGATATAGCCCCACAGGCCGTCCTGGTTGACCGCCGCTAAGCCCTCATGAAACGGCTGCGCCCAGTTAAAAAACTCGCCGATGACCACCCGCCCTTTTTCGTCAATATAACTCCAGGCGTTGCCCTGCTTGACCCGCGCTAAACCATCGGAAAAGCTGAAGACATTATCGAACCGGCAGGGGATCACCAGGCGTCCGGAACGGTTGATGTAGCCCCATCGGTTACCCCGTTGGACTGCCGCCAAGCCCTCTTTGAAGTTCAACACCCGGTCGTACTGGCAGGGGACCACCACCTGACCCGCCTTGTTGATGAAGCCCCACTTACCGCCCTGCTTCACCGCCGCCAGGCCCTCACTGAAATCCAGCGCCCGTTCAAAGGTCAGGGGAATCACCCCATCGCCTTTCTTGTTGATGTAGCCCCACTTGTCCTCCAACTCGACCGCCGCCAACCCTTCGCTGAAGGAGCGGGCATCGGTGTAGCGCAACGGGATCACCAGCGTTCCTGAATGGTCAATGTAGCCGTGCCAGTTTCCCTGCTTGACCAGCGCTCGGCCACCGACAAACCGCTGCGCGCCGTCAAAGTGAAAGGCAAACGACGGGCGAAGGCGTTCAACATAGGCTAGCCCCTGGGGGAGAAACCACCCTTCCACCAGCGCAGTTACTCCCATTCCCAGGAACAACCGACGACGCCAGCCTCGCGGCATACCCCATGTGAGTGTGAGAGATCTCTTCTGTTTTCAGACATCTCCCACCCGTTGTCGAGCTTTATGACGAAATCGTTACATCAAGACGGTAGGGTTTGGAGCAGGGCGACGGTCACGGCTAGGCTTTCCTGGAAGAGCAGGCTCTGCTGGCCCCAGCGCTGGATTTGTTGACCCAGCAGGGTTTCCGCCGGTATATCTCGCAGGGTGGTTACCTGTTCCACGCGGCAAAATTCCGCCTTGCCGCCCCCTTCTAGGCGCATACAACCGCTGGTTTCTGAGCAGAGCACGGTGCAGCACTTGGCTTCCGGTTGAGTCGAATCTAGCCGCAGTCCCAGCAAGTCGCCGATGACTGTGCCGCTATCTGCCACCGGCAGCCCCACCAGTTCGGCCTTGATTTCCTGACCCGTGGGAGCGTGACAGACAAAGCGATACACATCGGCGTCCCCCCGCTCGATAGCGGAGGACTGGGGCACCCAATGCAAGCGGCTGGCCAGCCAGCCGAGAAAGAGCAACGCCTGGGCGGGATTCCCCTTTTCGTAATCAATCCGCACTTGGTCAATCTTGGGTAGGTCGGCGCGCCGGTCGGGGGGGTCAAAGGCCTCCGCTGTCAACTCCTGCCAGCTACTCAACCGGCTCCAGTTCAGATCCGCCAGGGGCACATTCAGTCGCACCAGCCGGTCTAGCGCCAGTAGTCCCTGAACGGCGTCGGGAAAGGTGGCCGAGTCCACCAGCACCCGCATACCCCCCGTCTCCCGCAGGTGCAACAGTCCCTGTAACAAGGGGTCATCGGGGTCCGGCTGGGCTTGCCACCACAAGTAGGTCGGCAAATCCCCAATCAACAGGGCGTTGATGAGTCCGAGAGAACGCTCCAGCACCGCTCGCGAACCCGTCAATGTAATGTACTCGCAGCAGATGAGATTGCTTTGGTATCGCTTTTGCAGAGGACAGTAGGCCGCCACCTGCGCCGACAGGGGTACCTCCTCTGGGTCGTTCTGGGAACGTAGGTGGATGACGCGGCAGGGATTTTGCACCGCCAACCCCTCGACCGATAGCGCGGTCTGGGCGGCCACATCTGGCGATTCATAGACCACGAGGGTAAACGTTGCTGCCCGAACCGCTTGGGGCCCTGCGTCCTCATCTCCACCCACC encodes the following:
- a CDS encoding WG repeat-containing protein encodes the protein MPRGWRRRLFLGMGVTALVEGWFLPQGLAYVERLRPSFAFHFDGAQRFVGGRALVKQGNWHGYIDHSGTLVIPLRYTDARSFSEGLAAVELEDKWGYINKKGDGVIPLTFERALDFSEGLAAVKQGGKWGFINKAGQVVVPCQYDRVLNFKEGLAAVQRGNRWGYINRSGRLVIPCRFDNVFSFSDGLARVKQGNAWSYIDEKGRVVIGEFFNWAQPFHEGLAAVNQDGLWGYINTSGQWEIGPQFHQALKFTEGLAAVQWRFRWGYINRQGQLVIPYRFDEAWYFSEGLALVRQNGKWGYIDSTGTLVIPCQFDNAESFAEGVAPVKFHNEWGYINRSGQPVFPPALRIAMEQSLSDTPGDK
- a CDS encoding glucose-6-phosphate dehydrogenase assembly protein OpcA translates to MVTTEAVMALQTPKEVSIGQIESELSQIWLGVGGDEDAGPQAVRAATFTLVVYESPDVAAQTALSVEGLAVQNPCRVIHLRSQNDPEEVPLSAQVAAYCPLQKRYQSNLICCEYITLTGSRAVLERSLGLINALLIGDLPTYLWWQAQPDPDDPLLQGLLHLRETGGMRVLVDSATFPDAVQGLLALDRLVRLNVPLADLNWSRLSSWQELTAEAFDPPDRRADLPKIDQVRIDYEKGNPAQALLFLGWLASRLHWVPQSSAIERGDADVYRFVCHAPTGQEIKAELVGLPVADSGTVIGDLLGLRLDSTQPEAKCCTVLCSETSGCMRLEGGGKAEFCRVEQVTTLRDIPAETLLGQQIQRWGQQSLLFQESLAVTVALLQTLPS
- a CDS encoding ABC transporter permease produces the protein MGWRKGVQGSISAWGVYSVWRRHLKVYQNTWLVNSLPPLSEPILYLIAFGFGLTPLIPTLDYQGQTVTYMQFIGPGMIAVGVLFQSFFEGAYGSFIRLQMQKTWHALLTAPLTFTEVFLGDWLWAATRGLFAGLTTGLVVVGLGLYPAVGLLVSLPWLVLGALLFGGIGLLTAGMVRTVDQINVPTFLVVVPMFVLCGTYFPRDNLPPVLAVLAQLLPLSALVDLLRWPLAWPPFAPLLVAWLLVWVAGLGLWAWRTIYPLVYR